GTCAACAACGAGAGACAGTTGTAGTGAGACTTGAGAGGCATTCACATTTCTGTATTTCTTTATTTTTACGCATAGTACCTATCTTAActaatcatcatcaaaagcCTGCTCAGAAGAAGCACGAGCAATCCGATCGGCCCAGCGTGCAGCCAGAGTCGAATCAATAACATCATCCTTCCCATATCCCCTATATGCGCTGGGCCAGGCCCATGTACAACCATGGTGCTCAACTAGATGCTCCAGTCGCTTCCGAACGCGCTCCATCtctgcctcttccaccaGGTCCTTCCCTATCCGAGCAAAGTACGCAATGGTGTGCATCATTTGCTGGTGGGCATGTTGCTTTGGCTCTTTGATCTCCTCGGAGAAGTAGTCCGACATCCACCCGTCCAGGACCCAGTCCATGATATGCACCATCTCCTTTCCATCCCCGCAGCAAGCCATCGCTTTCATGTAGCGATACACTGTCAACGCACTCATGTGGTATCGTGTCATGTCTTGGGGAAACAGCCGAGTGCCCGCTTCAACCGGCCTAGAGAGGTTGACAAAAGATTGCACCGCCCGCAAACGTGCTCGAGCAAGCAGGTTAGCCAGCCGTTTCTTCCGTGGTATGGGTCGCCGCTCTGTGAGGGAATGTTGAAATGTTGCCATTTTCAACGTCTTTCGAATCATGTAACACAGCGCCAAGAACGCAACGGTGTCATCACCCTGGATATGCAGCGTTCGCTCATAGATCCTTAGAAACGCATCCATCGTCAGCACAAGGTGGTCCATCCCGTGACCTCTCGGGTTGTGCAGAAGAACCTTTTTCGAAAGCGCCGTCAGAATTGTGTGCCATGGCTTCCTGTCGTTCCGCGAAAGTACCGGTCGAGCCGCCTGGCAGAGATGGGCGAGCAAGATGGCCTCAGCCACCGGCCCACATCCGAACTCGCGTGTGAAGAGCGTCGTATGTCTTGTATAAGAAGCACTATCGACATGGACCCGACACAGCATAGCAACCCAGGCATTGACGAGCTGAAAGTCTAGAGCTCCGAGAGCAGCTTTGCCTTCCTGGGTGTCCCACCGCCTGAAATCAGACAGGATATCTCCAGCAAAGTGGAACGGGCTATCTCGAACATAGTTCAGGGCTTCCTGTTTCGAAGGTGCGTTTGTCAAGAGAATGTCAAGATAGTGCCCAACTGGTTTGAGCCCTTGTGAGAGCAACGTGTGATATAGCTCATCTGGAGCCGGAGGGGTGATTCTGGCAATCTCGAGAGCAGTCAGATTCCCGTTATTGATCGGAAACGTTTCTTTGACGTCCCCTGGCCGGAGTCTTTTGACAGATGGCGCTTTATGGGCATAGAGCTTGGCCATCATCTGACCAGCAACTTGGGCGTCTGGTTGCATtgcgggaagaggaggtctCTGGAACAATCGCCAAGCTTCCCGGGCGTTCCTAGTTGCTTTGATTTGCAAGGCCCAGTTCCGGTGCAGGTTGAGGGCGGCATGCTCACCTGACACTGTTGGAAGTGGCACGCTTCTTGTTTGAATGGACGGTGGCTGGCCAAAAGTCGACCCTGCCAGCACCGAGATGCCCTGGTCGATCACGTTGGTAGGGTAGCCAGCCTCGCGAGCAAGGAGACCCGCCATGGAGCTCCGGCTCAAATCCTCTTCGGGGTCACGGCGCTCGTCAACCCCGTCGACGGCTTGCCGATAAGGAGGCCATGTTGCTGCGATTCGCTCTGCGTTCTTGATCTCGCCCTTGCTTTTCGGAAGAGCAGCCAAGACCGCTTGTATAGCACTGTAGCTCTCCTTGTCGGGAACTAGGGGAGGGTCGAACGATGATGCAATGCTAAGGACAAGTCGTTGGGCGGCCCAGTTGTAGGGCATATTGGCAAGTGGACGCATCCTCGACGGCCAGCTAAAGTATTGGAGAGCTTTGTTGAAGACAAAGGATCGGACTGCATGGCTGCTATGTCCCTTGGAAGGGTCATCAGATATAGTGTTGATGTAGTCGACGACCAACTGCGCGATTGCCGTGACTGCTGATGGCCATGAATCCCGTGTATGCCAAACAAGGCGATGTAGCACTCCGTTGAAGTGCCACCACGTCATATCCCGACCCCTCGACTGCGGCAGCAAATGCCTATCTTCACTTTCAGGCCGATGTCGGTGAACGTAGTTGTCCGAGAGATACTGGACCAGGTCCATGAAGCTTTTGGGATTGGTAAAGAGCCGGTCCGTGGCGAACATGGCCTGTAGCAGGAAGAATGGCTTGCGGCAGCTGCTCCTAAGAAATCTTTCAACTCGCAAGTCGGCATTATGGCAGGAAAGGATCCATAACCAGGTGGCAATGTCTTGCTCCGTGATCCCTTTGGAAGACTCTAGCTGTTTTATTCGCGCGTTCCAAGCCACTGTGTCCTCGAGATAGCGAGCTAATGGGATGTGTTTGCGTGCCCGGGCACGCATGTATGCGTCTCGCCGGAGCAGTAGTTGGGCTGTCAGGACAGGGAGGCGGGATGAAGTGTTGCAGGCTACACCGCGAGCAAGAGGCCATTCACTGATGGTCCACTGATCGCTCGGGAAGCGCATGAGGGCAGCTAGCGTCATGGCGGGCGCAGCCCAGTCGAAGTCCTTGTGGTATGACGGGGTATACTGAAAtgcctcccccttccacgcATCGCCCGCCACAGGTCTTGCCCAGCCCCAGGTGAGGGCCAAGGAAGGTCCTGCACGATCCATCCACAGCTCATCGTCCTGCTCTTGCGCTGACAGATGATCCCAGAGGTTGGAGTACTTTTTGGGGAGGCAATCGACCCGTCGTGGGAGTTCTGAAACctggttttcttcttcttcttcttcttcttctactacttcttcttctacttcttctccttcttctgcgAACTCTGTCTCCAATGTCCTCATCGGTTCCGAGAACCTTTGCGGGAGTGGGGCATCTTGGCCGCTGCCAAACGTGCTGAAGTGTATGCCATTGTTCGGTAAACAGATGGATGCTCTGGTAAACGATGCTTGGTTTAAATACTGTCGGGGGTGCCCGTGAAGGCGCTGAGCAGAGGGAGTTAGCAATAGCAGTTCATGTTATGTAGAAATATCATTTCGACAGTACCAGCAAGAGATGTCCTCTGTTCTTTGCACCACCCCTCAAGGCGATGATTCTCGCGCCAAGCATTGGTACAGGCAATGGCCGGTCATCGTGGCAGCTACGGCTCACTATTGTTCGTCAGGCACTGTCATGTGGTCGAGAAAGAGAAACGTCGAGAGGAGCTATTGTTGCTATCGATCTCCCACGTTGAGGTTCAAAAATTGAAGATTCAGAAGCTTggacatccatccatccagtcGCCAAGCTCCACCTGCACCCCACCAGCAGGACCAGTGGTATCTCTTGGCATCTCTCATCGCTCGCAGTCCCCACAGCTAATCCCTGCTCAAGCTTCGGTTTCGAAGCTCCAGCCTCGTCGCGACTTGCGCCTGCTTCCCAATTGCTCAGGGGCATCACGAGCAGGCAAGATGCCCGGACTTGTTAGGAAGAAACGAATCAGCGACGAACCAGATACACAAGATGCTCCCGCTACGACATCCACCTTACCAGGTGCTCCTTCACGAAGAGCAACTCGTCAATCCTCGACCGCCCCGCTACCGACACCAGAAGATCCCGAGCCACgacgccgtcgccgccgcgTTGAAAGCGAAGCGGAGGAAGAGCTACCCGTGACATTGCCACTTCGCAAATCCCGAGCACTTCAAGGGAAGGAGAATGTGCCTCTGACCACAGGGGAAAACTTACCAAAAGCCACGCGCTCCACACGGCATAGCGGCGGACTTGAGGCTGGGGTTGCTGAAAACCTTACACCATCGGTGCCCTCTCAGCCTGCTCCAGCGTCACTACCTGTCCCCGCGGTCCCTCATCGCTCGCCTGTCGCCCCTCGTCCGGTTGGTAGACCACCAGGTCGACCCTCAAACCACGCACAGACAGTGCCTCCAAATCAATCCGTTACCGTGGGACGAAACAagcccatcaccatggctACGTCAGGCTCGCAACCGGGCCATCCGGCGTCGAAAACCGACTCTGTAACGGCGACGAAGACGTCCGATCGAAAGAGTGCCATCAAGAATACACAGACCGACCGAAACATAGACAAGGTCGTCCTTGGAGACCTCTGTTTCAAGACTTGGTACCCTTCCTACTTTGGCAAAGAAGTCCTGGACAATGGTCCCGGCATGCTCGACCGTCTCTATGTCTGCGATTGTTGCTTCAAGTACTCCAAAGAGCTAGTCGCTTGGTGGCAGCACGTTCAACTCTGTCGGGCAAAGAACTTTATTCCAGGTTCAAAGATATACACCCACCCCAAAGGCCAGCGAACCGTTCTCAAGGCATGTGGTCCACCGCCCAAATCCGGCAGAGGTAGGAAGAGCAATGCCAGTCAAAAGATGGTAGAGGAGTTGGTTCAAGACCAAGGGGAGTGGAGCATCTGGGAGGTTGACGGCGAGGTCGATGTGGTAAGTTGTCTAGGGCTGGTATTCGTCATGACATAAAACTAACTATTCTGAACAGCTGTTCTGCCAGAATCTCTCTCTGTTTGCCAAACTCTTCTTGGACAATAAGTCTGTCTTTTTTGACGTCACCGGCTTCAAGTATTTTCTGCTCGTCTACACAACCCCGGCTGTTCCAGCACCGTCTTTGCCAACACCGCCAGAacacccatcatcctcatccggctccggcaacgctcctcgccaaccacgTAGCCAGGTGGTTGGGTTCTTCTCGAAAGAGAAGATGTCctgggacaacaacaacctggcATGCATCCTCGTCTTTCCACCATGGCAGCGCAAAGGCCTTGGGTCATTGCTGATGGGCGTAAGCTACGAGATCTCCAAACGGGAAGGAGTGCTAGGTGGGCCTGAGAAGCCCATTAGCGAATTGGGAAAAAAGGGGTACAAGAGGTTTTGGGGCAATGAGATCGCGATGTGGCTTCTGAGTATCCCACCGACGAGCTCGGGTGCCATAGAGGATGGACAAGAAGTGGCGACAGTTGATGTTTACGACTGCAGCAAGGCCACTTGGATAGTTCCTGAGGAttgcttgatggtgttgagagaCATGGGAGTTGTGGAGGATGCAGGGGTTGGGCCGGTGGTGAAGCATTCTGCGCTTGGTACACCCACGGAACTGGAAGGTTTGACCGGTGCGCCAGTGCCAGCTCCTGATGGTGTTGCCAACAATGAGAAAGAGGGCACGCCACAGCAGGAAGAGCCAGTGGCTCATCAGCGGCGGGTCATGATCCGGCACGAGGCAGTGATGGAgtgggtgaagaagaacaggatCAGCTTGAAAAAGCCATGTGATCCAAACGGTTTTTTGGAGGGCTATGccatgaagaaggagaatgATTCTGCGGCGGCAGAGGAGTCGGGGTAGCATTGATATCCATCATCATTCAGGGAGCATTCGAATTTGGGTTGGATCAGGAGTTATGGGAATATGATACCAACGGACGGATGAGTGGGATAGGCTTCATGGATTAGGTTAACAGTACTGGGCTATTAACGAGCGATTCAGGGTTTACAGGACGTGGATggcaaacaaaaacaatgGATCTTTTATGTACATACATTGGAGGCTTCAAGTCGCTGGCCAAAATTGATCAAGGTTCCCAAAACCAACTCGAGATATGACTGACGCTATCACAACAATAGGAAGCTCCGataagaagaaaaaaataaaatcaaAAGCAACACTGTGGCAGATGTCGTGGACAAAGGGGGGTAGTGAATGGGAAAGATGTGGGTTGTTGCGCTGTCTGAATATTGTCGATACTTTGCTGTTGGCCACTTAACCAATGACGAAATCTATTCTCCCTTGGATTCTTAGGGTTTTGGTAGGTGTCTGATGACTAGACTTTTTTTGCTGATGTATATATCACGATATGGTCATCCTGTCAAATCCGTGTTATGCCGATTTAGTACCCCCCTTGGCCGATAGAATTTGACCATACAGAGAATGTTTACCTTATTTCTTGTTTATCTATGAATCTAAATCAGGTCTGTCGAGTTCAAATCCAACACCCAGATAGCGTAGACTTCTCGTAAAGACGCACATCTAGTCTTGATCATCGATGGCTAGTACACATGTAAGACTGGCACGGTCCTCTCACATAACCAGCCCCAACTTTCAACAGACAATCTCCCACTTCACCTCGCCCCAAACCGGAACAGTCCCCTCATATAGTAACccactcttcctccccaaaacccccaaaacacccatACTaaaccctcttcttcagcaacaacaaccacctacatcctccaccatcatcacaacagAGGTCATTCTAAAACTAGCAAATTCTGTCCGGGAGCTATCTAGTCCAGGCATTCCCACACCGTtaccccatcaccacaccctcctccctctgggATATCTCCCCATCATATGTTCTTCTCTCTGGTCTCTTATCAGACCTCCGATGATGCTTGTGAGCAAGGCGCACGCAAGCGAGCGAGAGAATCAAAGTACTCTGAAATAGTCTGCGCTCGCTGTCATGGCTGCCAAGGGAGGTGTGAGGTCCTGAGATGGCGTGGTCAGCACAGCATCGGTATGGTCATGGTtccgagagagagaagaatgCAGCACGGTTGGAAGGTACttaggaaaggaaaggaaaggaaggatACAGTACAAGAGATGTGGGCcagaagagagaagagcacagtatgatggaggaggagggaaccGAGGAAGGATAGAATCGTGCAGTTGTGCATTTGTCTAGAGGGCGGTAAAGCTAGCGTTGCGATGTAATCCGCTAGCGAGCGGAGGGAGCCAGTCAGGGACCTCTGGGAGGTCGGAATGTGTACCTCTCTTGTGGAGgagtggttgttgttgttgttggcgtgttggttggtgggagtGGCGGCGTAGGAgttgctggtgagggtgggagaGCGAGTATCTTGCTGTTTCAAGATGTTTGGGAGGTAACTTGGACTGCAAAGCGGCATGATGGGTACTTAGGTAGGGTGTAAATGAGCTTTGTCTATAGTGATGTTGAAGCCCAGATTTCTATATAACTTATCAGACAGCCCGAACTTACATTTTGTCGAGGATAAATACAGCAATCACTTAGTCCAGATTTACGTTATACAGGACAGATACATCATCTAAACCACCACAGTGGAGTCCTGTCGTCCATTATCCAGTCCACATCCATCCACGGTCTACaacccaaaaaccccatcaATCTGACATCCGTACATCCAAAAGTCCAAGCCAGCCTCAACCTATGTCACTATCGACCCCTTGAACTATCTTctcccatcaacaacaacgacagcctCTAAACTCTTTCCAAATACAAACCAACTACATCAATAACCCacctttcccctcctcgccctctaTCTCCTTTCTGCAAGAGACTCTTTTCCCATTCCTTACTCTCCTACACAGATACCTAGCTGATCTATATCAAACATAAAAGTCTCAAGCTCGAACCCATTGCTCATAATGTTACATAAGAGAATGGCAAACACCAGCCAGGAAGCTTTCAAGAGAGTGTCTCAAGCTGAGCTCCTTCAAGCTATGATTACCTGTCGTTACTTCGAAATTACCTAGTGAAGATAATGTTGCCTGGAGGAACAGTTCTCGATCATGGGTTTGGACTGTCGTATTCAGAGGAGCATCAactcccatcatcattccTCATTCTCTTCAAACGGGCAACTGCCCCCTGTCCAACATGACGTTGCCCCTGCTCAGGAGCTATGGCCACATCAAAGAGGTTCATCACGATTCACAGGCTTCAAACTCGCAGCTTCGAACTCACCATTTCGTCTGATTATAGACCATAAAGCTCAAGATCTCCATCCACAGCTTCAGTCCTCGATAAGTCTTTAATTACAAGACATCTCGGTCCTCGGTGAAGTACCAACCGCGACCTCTTCAGCCACCTCAGACATCCCGGTATCTCCCGgcctacaccaccaccaaatctCACAATGTGGCGCCGACAACAATGCGTCACTCTCAAATTACACCGGCCAGATATAAATACCCTCGTCACTCCCAGTCTCAACAATCACAGACTGCCTCTCATTATCACCACCAGTTTCGGCTCATGTGCAACACAATCATCATAAACATATTTAACCCGGCAGCGTTCCGGCCACCCGGGTAGCCCGATTCGGTATTTACCCAACCAATTCGGCAAAGCCTATCATGTTTCACCGCCGACTCACCTTTTTCCCTCCATTCCGTCATGCTGCCTTACCGAGCAGATCGTTGGAAGCTTTCAAGGTTCGATCCGGGTCAAAAGTTTTGTGGTTCGACCAACCAGCGAAGCTTCcgaccctcccccttttgcCAACACTGCCGCGCTCATCCGTTACACAACATTTGCGGCAACAGCGGTGTTTGTCGGAGTCTGATCCCGTTGGGAAGATTCGAGAATTGACATTTTGGTGAGTTCCATTCAGAAATTGACAATCAGAGTCAAAACCAGTTCCTACCAGTTGAGCCCGATGGTTGAAAGCTTCCCAAGCTTCCTGGAGCTTCAAATGCCCCTCAGTTCGAAAAAAGAGGCATTTTTCACATCCTGTCGTCATGCCTGGCCCTggttctggtggtggagttAAAGTGGACGGCTACCGGCCCTCAACAAGTGAGGTTGCAGGAAATCGCCGCTAAGTGGGGGCCTCGTGGGGGCTTGCGATAGACCCTGGTCAGAAAACAGGAGCCGCGCCAACCTCAGACATCAAACCCCAAGCTGAAAATTTTCAGTGACACAAAAACCGAGAGCTTCGTTGGGTTCgaacaagaccaagctt
The sequence above is a segment of the Podospora pseudoanserina strain CBS 124.78 chromosome 5, whole genome shotgun sequence genome. Coding sequences within it:
- a CDS encoding hypothetical protein (EggNog:ENOG503NZV6), with the translated sequence MLGARIIALRGGAKNRGHLLLRLHGHPRQYLNQASFTRASICLPNNGIHFSTFGSGQDAPLPQRFSEPMRTLETEFAEEGEEVEEEVVEEEEEEEENQVSELPRRVDCLPKKYSNLWDHLSAQEQDDELWMDRAGPSLALTWGWARPVAGDAWKGEAFQYTPSYHKDFDWAAPAMTLAALMRFPSDQWTISEWPLARGVACNTSSRLPVLTAQLLLRRDAYMRARARKHIPLARYLEDTVAWNARIKQLESSKGITEQDIATWLWILSCHNADLRVERFLRSSCRKPFFLLQAMFATDRLFTNPKSFMDLVQYLSDNYVHRHRPESEDRHLLPQSRGRDMTWWHFNGVLHRLVWHTRDSWPSAVTAIAQLVVDYINTISDDPSKGHSSHAVRSFVFNKALQYFSWPSRMRPLANMPYNWAAQRLVLSIASSFDPPLVPDKESYSAIQAVLAALPKSKGEIKNAERIAATWPPYRQAVDGVDERRDPEEDLSRSSMAGLLAREAGYPTNVIDQGISVLAGSTFGQPPSIQTRSVPLPTVSGEHAALNLHRNWALQIKATRNAREAWRLFQRPPLPAMQPDAQVAGQMMAKLYAHKAPSVKRLRPGDVKETFPINNGNLTALEIARITPPAPDELYHTLLSQGLKPVGHYLDILLTNAPSKQEALNYVRDSPFHFAGDILSDFRRWDTQEGKAALGALDFQLVNAWVAMLCRVHVDSASYTRHTTLFTREFGCGPVAEAILLAHLCQAARPVLSRNDRKPWHTILTALSKKVLLHNPRGHGMDHLVLTMDAFLRIYERTLHIQGDDTVAFLALCYMIRKTLKMATFQHSLTERRPIPRKKRLANLLARARLRAVQSFVNLSRPVEAGTRLFPQDMTRYHMSALTVYRYMKAMACCGDGKEMVHIMDWVLDGWMSDYFSEEIKEPKQHAHQQMMHTIAYFARIGKDLVEEAEMERVRKRLEHLVEHHGCTWAWPSAYRGYGKDDVIDSTLAARWADRIARASSEQAFDDD
- the SAS2 gene encoding SAS complex subunit (COG:B; EggNog:ENOG503NUB3) — encoded protein: MPGLVRKKRISDEPDTQDAPATTSTLPGAPSRRATRQSSTAPLPTPEDPEPRRRRRRVESEAEEELPVTLPLRKSRALQGKENVPLTTGENLPKATRSTRHSGGLEAGVAENLTPSVPSQPAPASLPVPAVPHRSPVAPRPVGRPPGRPSNHAQTVPPNQSVTVGRNKPITMATSGSQPGHPASKTDSVTATKTSDRKSAIKNTQTDRNIDKVVLGDLCFKTWYPSYFGKEVLDNGPGMLDRLYVCDCCFKYSKELVAWWQHVQLCRAKNFIPGSKIYTHPKGQRTVLKACGPPPKSGRGRKSNASQKMVEELVQDQGEWSIWEVDGEVDVLFCQNLSLFAKLFLDNKSVFFDVTGFKYFLLVYTTPAVPAPSLPTPPEHPSSSSGSGNAPRQPRSQVVGFFSKEKMSWDNNNLACILVFPPWQRKGLGSLLMGVSYEISKREGVLGGPEKPISELGKKGYKRFWGNEIAMWLLSIPPTSSGAIEDGQEVATVDVYDCSKATWIVPEDCLMVLRDMGVVEDAGVGPVVKHSALGTPTELEGLTGAPVPAPDGVANNEKEGTPQQEEPVAHQRRVMIRHEAVMEWVKKNRISLKKPCDPNGFLEGYAMKKENDSAAAEESG